A single window of Aspergillus oryzae RIB40 DNA, chromosome 8 DNA harbors:
- a CDS encoding ankyrin repeat domain-containing protein (ankyrin repeat), giving the protein MVASYFGLDSVVKELLDDYKGDLDFVDSKHERSALSWAAERGSVGVVKLLLKGRRRSFIGIHVPSGKGAEINSIDIYMRTPLTYAAWNGHLEVVSLLLRKGAAINTIDEFGATPLLYATYNANKPVVDLLLAQGAKTRSGENIIMAFCSAAGKGQEPVMRLLLENGTDPDARRSDGCNLISWAASHGYKAALTLLIESGGDINRGNYENGQTAIHHAVKYGQKGAVRLLVEYGADLKLGDKNGQTPLHFASSIGDRDIVQILLSKDSRPQLELRDKVHNIYKAAQDGEPHNCQYHTLNIAVHDV; this is encoded by the exons ATGGTCGCCTCCTATTTTGGACTTGATTCAGTTGTAAAGGAACTACTAGACGATTACAAGGGTGACTTAGATTTTGTGGATAGTAAGCATGAACGGTCAGCACTTTCTTGGGCTGCCGAGAGAGGGTCTGTCGGTGTTGTCAAGCTATTGCTCAAAGGTCGGAGGCGCTCATTTATCGGAATCCACGTCCCCTCTGGGAAAGGTGCAGAAATAAACTCGATAGACATATACATGCGGACACCGTTAACATATGCGGCATGGAACGGGCATTTAGAAGTTGTGAGCCTCCTACTACGGAAGGGAGCTGCCATCAATACGATAGACGAATTCGGCGCCACACCACTCCTTTACGCGACATACAATGCAAACAAGCCTGTTGTTGATCTCCTTCTTGCGCAGGGAGCCAAAACACGTTCTGGTGAGAATATTATCATGGCATTCTGCTCGGCTGCAGGAAAGGGGCAGGAACCCGTAATGAGGTTACTGCTCGAGAACGGCACTGATCCTGACGCGCGGCGCAGTGATGGGTGCAACTTAATCTCATGGGCCGCTTCTCATGGATATAAGGCTGCGCTTACATTGCTGATTGAGAGCGGTGGCGACATTAATAGAGGAAACTATGAGAATGGCCAAACAGCGATACACCACGCTGTTAAATATGGGCAAAAAGGAGCAGTCAGGTTGCTTGTGGAATATGGAGCTGATCTTAAACTCGGCGACAAGAATGGACAAACACCGTTACATTTCGCTTCCAGCATTGGGGACCGTGACATAGTGCAAATACTGCTCAGCAAAGATAGCCGACCGCAGCTGGAGTTGAGAGATAAG GTccataatatatataaagcaGCACAAGATGGAGAACCTCACAATTGCCAGTATCACACCCTAAATATAGCTGTCCATGATGTCTAG
- a CDS encoding 5'-methylthioadenosine/S-adenosylhomocysteine nucleosidase family protein (predicted protein), with protein MSSPRPTKRARANLTGDAHVTHLTEASTAQPGNGTINSEEVLRLVDQLSHDKLCDIVIKAAEAHSDVATHIHNTIEEMREKERNRVINFDSLSKSVWYSINVAHRKLKGSRQYDVAGDVWYEVVDTIKSIAQQCGPLTSLQTRLNGLSVLRKIGKTICLSDNDVVGHEVQKQFQSDHCLEEAMIEILSTMSEDERRTIREEESSEEGLWLKLLELDDLAYDLCLFERLNEVLDLINPPRECDDAFDGEDSEDEEGSEYFGEEGEDEEEENSDEYDVQDYDNPVHQPWITDSSNANLRINEFNFIIARKYVVKLPLIKGGYPTQPHEAVMVLHLKGFPRISSLSVPDIDATANDRDIAELQSQFGVGIICALPLEATAVSALFDTEWDSHLYGKAVGDTNAYSTGSIGRHNVVLVHMAGMGKIAAATAAANLRASFEGVQLAIVMGVCGAIPLRKQPDAEIHLGDVIISEGLVQYDFGRRYPSNQFARKDTPRDNLPRPSPEIRAVLAKLQVEQGRRALHERTIGHLLDLREKLYDVATYPGATEDKLFEPTYRHKHHVDWTCAACLKNDDVCDSAIKLTCDHLQCHEGNLVPRQRLSEPFNPVIHFGLVASGDTVMKSGVDRDSIAARDQVTAFEMEGAGVWELFRGVLVIKAACDYADSHKSKNWQGYAAATAAAATKDS; from the exons ATGTCCAGCCCTCGACCGACCAAGCGCGCGCGCGCAAACCTCACCGGTGATGCTCATGTCACACACCTCACTGAAGCCTCCACTGCCCAGCCAGGTAATGGCACAATCAATTCCGAGGAGGTCCTCAGACTGGTGGACCAGCTCAGCCACGACAAGCTGTGCGACATCGTAATCAAGGCAGCTGAAGCACACTCAGACGTGGCTACCCACATTCACAACACGATCGAGGAAATGCGGGAAAAGGAACGCAATCGCGTGATCAATTTCGACTCTCTGTCTAAGAGTGTCTGGTATTCTATCAATGTGGCGCATCGCAAATTAAAAGGCTCGCGCCAGTATGACGTTGCAGGCGATGTGTGGTATGAAGTCGTGGATACGATTAAGTCTATCGCTCAGCAATGCGGGCCCCTTACAAGTCTCCAGACGCGACTTAATGGGCTTTCGGTTTTGCGCAAGATTGGAAAGACTATTTGTTTGTCTGATAATGATGTTGTGGGTCATGAAGTGCAGAAGCAATTTCAGTCCGATCATTGTCTTGAGGAGGCAATGATCGAGAttctttcaaccatgtcGGAGGATGAGAGGAGAACTATCCGTGAGGAGGAATCCAGCGAAGAAGGTTTATGGCTGAAGTTGCTTGAGCTAGATGACCTTGCGTATGACTTGTGTCTATTTGAAAGACTTAATGAGGTGCTAGATTTGATCAATCCGCCACGAGAGTGTGACGATGCATTCGATGGGGAGGAcagcgaagatgaggaaggcaGTGAATactttggagaagagggcgaagacgaggaagaagaaaactcTGATGAGTACGATGTTCAGGACTACGACAATCCTGTACATCAGCCATGGATTACGGACAGTTCAAATG CGAACCTAAGAATAAATGAATTCAACTTCATTATTGCTC GGAAATATGTGGTTAAATTGCCACTAATTAAGGGAGGATATCCAACTCAGCCTCACGAGGCTGTGATGGTTTTACACCTGAAAGGCTTTCCCCGCATATCCTCCCTTTCAGTACCGGA CATTGATGCCACAGCGAACGATAGAGACATTGCCGAGCTACA AAGTCAATTTGGAGTCGGCATAATCTGCGCCTTACCGTTAGAGGCCACAGCGGTAAGCGCACTCTTTGACACAGAATGGGACAGCCACCTGTATGGTAAGGCAGTAGGGGACACGAACGCATACTCTACCGGTTCCATTGGACGCCATAATGTCGTTCTGGTGCACATGGCAGGCATGGGAAAGATCGCTGCTGCAACCGCTGCTGCAAACCTGCGTGCGAGCTTTGAGGGTGTCCAGCTTGCCATTGTGATGGGGGTTTGTGGCGCCATTCCGCTCCGCAAGCAGCCAGACGCGGAGATACATCTCGGTGATGTGATAATCAGCGAAGGGCTGGTCCAGTACGACTTCGGGAGGAGATACCCCAGCAACCAATTCGCAAGGAAGGATACACCGCGCGATAACTTGCCAAGGCCTAGTCCTGAAATCCGAGCAGTCCTGGCCAAGCTGCAAGTAGAGCAGGGCCGTCGGGCGCTGCATGAAAGGACAATAGGGCATCTTTTAGACTTGCGCGAGAAGCTATATGATGTCGCGACATATCCCGGAGCGACCGAGGATAAACTTTTTGAGCCAACATATAGGCACAAACACCACGTGGATTGGACGTGTGCGGCCTGTttgaagaatgatgatgtCTGTGACAGTGCAATAAAGCTTACTTGTGACCATCTCCAGTGTCATGAAGGCAACCTTGTGCCACGTCAAAGATTATCTGAGCCATTTAACCCAGTGATCCACTTCGGACTTGTTGCATCAGGGGACACCGTGATGAAATCTGGAGTGGATCGAGACAGCATCGCAGCGCGAGATCAGGTGACCGCATTCGAGATGGAAGGCGCTGGGGTTTGGGAGCTCTTTCGGGGTGTACTGGTCATCAAAGCTGCATGCGACTACGCTGATAGCCATAAGAGTAAGAATTGGCAAGGTTATGCAGCGGCGACAGCAGCTGCTGCCACGAAGGATTCCTAG